A region of the Fusobacteria bacterium ZRK30 genome:
TCAATATATATAAATTGAACAACTTGTTTTCTAAAGAAAATATCAATTTATTTAAATTGAAAAAATATTCCAAAGGAGAAAATATAATCAACGCCAAAGATGAAGTAAAACACATATATTTCATCGTATCTGGAGGAGTTGATATCCACTCTTTTTTAGCCAGCGGCAGGAGCATCTTCATCAATAAATTATCTCCCCCGGAAATATTTGGAGATGTAGAGTATTTAGGAGAAACTACCATGTTGTTTGATGTGGCTGCTAACTCTAATAATACTATTATTATGAGTATCTCATTTAAAGCCATTGAAGCGCATTTGAGTAATAATTCCCAGCTATGGAGATTTTTAGGGGTGGCTTCTACCCGAAAATTATTAAAAACAAACAGAGCTATCCTTCTAAAGGAAGGATTTAATCTGAAAAACATATTAGCCCTTCACTTGGTTAAAAACGATCACCTTATTAATTTCAAATCTTTAAATGAACTATCCAAAGAATTAAATGTCAG
Encoded here:
- a CDS encoding Crp/Fnr family transcriptional regulator gives rise to the protein MKSNLIIEKFINIYKLNNLFSKENINLFKLKKYSKGENIINAKDEVKHIYFIVSGGVDIHSFLASGRSIFINKLSPPEIFGDVEYLGETTMLFDVAANSNNTIIMSISFKAIEAHLSNNSQLWRFLGVASTRKLLKTNRAILLKEGFNLKNILALHLVKNDHLINFKSLNELSKELNVSYRNLTRIIKFFTDSGIIKKDRKSIITLDKDAIKRYSKEI